Proteins encoded by one window of Flavobacterium sp. N502540:
- the lpxD gene encoding UDP-3-O-(3-hydroxymyristoyl)glucosamine N-acyltransferase gives MKFTAEQIAGILEGEVVGNPNVEVSRLSKIEEGEEGSLTFLANPKYINHIYTTKASVTIVNDSFIPEQEITTTLIKVEDAYASFSKLLQFYNQVKLNKNGIEAQSFITEGTKYGENLYLGSFSYIGQNVVLGDNVKIYPNSFIGDNVVIGDNVYIFAGAKIYSETIIGNNCTIHSGTIIGADGFGFVPNDEGVYSKVPQIGNVIIEDNVDIGANTTIDRATLGSTIIRQGVKLDNQIQIAHNVEIGKNTVIAAQSGVAGSTKIGENCMIGGQVGIAGHLTIGNNVRLQAQSGVARNIKDDEILQGTPSLGYTDFNKSYVHFKNLPKIVSEVEELKKQIINPKNGNNG, from the coding sequence ATGAAATTTACAGCAGAACAAATAGCGGGAATTTTAGAAGGAGAAGTTGTTGGGAATCCCAATGTAGAAGTTTCTCGGTTATCTAAAATAGAAGAAGGTGAGGAGGGATCGCTTACTTTTTTGGCCAATCCAAAATATATCAACCACATATATACTACAAAAGCATCTGTTACAATTGTTAATGATAGCTTTATTCCGGAACAGGAAATTACTACAACTTTAATAAAAGTGGAAGATGCTTATGCTTCTTTCTCTAAACTTTTACAGTTTTACAATCAGGTTAAATTAAACAAAAACGGTATAGAAGCACAGTCTTTTATAACAGAAGGAACTAAATATGGAGAGAATTTGTATTTGGGAAGCTTTAGTTATATTGGGCAAAACGTGGTTCTGGGCGACAATGTAAAGATTTATCCGAACAGTTTTATTGGAGATAATGTTGTAATTGGCGATAATGTGTATATTTTTGCAGGTGCTAAAATTTATTCCGAAACTATAATTGGTAACAATTGCACCATTCATTCCGGAACTATTATTGGTGCGGATGGCTTTGGTTTTGTACCCAATGATGAAGGAGTATACAGTAAGGTGCCACAAATTGGTAACGTTATTATTGAAGATAATGTTGATATTGGAGCTAACACTACCATCGACAGAGCAACCCTTGGTTCGACTATTATTCGACAAGGAGTTAAATTAGACAATCAGATTCAGATTGCACACAATGTTGAAATTGGCAAAAATACCGTAATTGCAGCGCAATCAGGTGTGGCAGGTTCAACTAAAATTGGCGAGAACTGTATGATTGGCGGACAAGTAGGTATCGCAGGACACTTGACTATAGGTAATAATGTAAGATTGCAGGCTCAATCAGGAGTAGCAAGAAACATTAAAGATGATGAAATTCTACAAGGGACACCGTCTCTTGGTTATACTGATTTTAACAAATCGTATGTTCATTTCAAGAATCTGCCTAAAATAGTTTCCGAAGTAGAAGAATTAAAAAAACAAATAATAAACCCAAAAAATGGAAATAATGGTTAA
- a CDS encoding HD domain-containing protein: MTHINKLKIFNDPIYGFITIPNELIYDLIQHPYFQRLRRISQMGLSYLVYPGANHTRFHHALGCMHLMQKSVDTLRFKGVAISAEEENALYIAILLHDIGHGPFSHAMEKSIVEDVHHEAISLLFMNKLNEEFEGKLSLAIQVFKGDYHRKFMLQLISSQLDMDRMDYLKRDSFYTGVAEGNVNSERLIQMMNVVDGVLVIEEKGIYSVEKFLLSRRLMYWQAYLHKTSLVAELILMKVLKRAKELTLKGVILPCSEPLLYFMKNRVTLEDFDAEKLDLFSQLDDFDIISALKAWQKHNDFILSTLSKMLINRDLLKIKLTAEKIPAEELQSLKEEFANEHHITQLEAGYFIFGGKIKNQAYSKEAEPIRIFKKDKTIEDVVEASDQLNLRSLSKLVTKYYICFPKQLI; the protein is encoded by the coding sequence GTGACTCATATCAATAAGTTAAAAATATTCAATGATCCCATTTACGGGTTTATTACCATACCGAACGAACTTATTTACGATTTAATTCAGCACCCGTATTTTCAGCGTTTACGTCGTATTTCGCAAATGGGTTTGTCGTATTTGGTTTATCCCGGTGCCAATCATACGCGTTTTCATCATGCCTTAGGCTGCATGCATTTAATGCAAAAGTCAGTAGACACACTTCGTTTTAAAGGAGTTGCGATCTCAGCTGAAGAAGAGAATGCGTTGTATATTGCCATTTTACTGCACGATATTGGCCATGGCCCTTTTTCGCATGCCATGGAAAAGAGTATTGTAGAAGACGTACACCATGAAGCCATTTCGTTGCTGTTCATGAATAAACTCAATGAAGAGTTTGAAGGAAAACTGAGTCTGGCCATTCAGGTTTTTAAAGGCGATTACCACCGAAAATTTATGTTACAGCTCATCTCAAGTCAGCTCGACATGGACCGAATGGATTATTTAAAAAGGGATAGTTTTTATACTGGTGTAGCCGAGGGAAATGTAAATTCTGAACGTTTGATTCAGATGATGAATGTAGTTGACGGTGTTTTGGTAATTGAGGAAAAAGGAATTTATTCTGTCGAAAAGTTCCTTCTTTCAAGAAGACTGATGTACTGGCAGGCTTATTTGCATAAAACAAGTCTCGTGGCCGAATTGATTTTGATGAAGGTGCTAAAAAGAGCTAAAGAACTTACTCTAAAAGGCGTAATTTTACCATGTAGTGAGCCGCTATTGTATTTTATGAAGAACAGAGTCACTCTGGAGGATTTTGATGCTGAAAAATTAGATTTATTCTCCCAATTGGATGATTTTGATATCATTAGCGCCTTAAAAGCATGGCAAAAGCACAATGATTTTATACTTTCAACTTTAAGCAAAATGCTTATTAATAGAGATTTACTTAAAATCAAGCTTACCGCAGAAAAAATACCTGCCGAAGAATTACAATCGCTGAAGGAAGAATTTGCTAACGAACATCATATTACACAATTAGAAGCCGGATATTTTATTTTTGGCGGAAAAATTAAAAATCAGGCTTATAGCAAAGAAGCTGAACCCATACGAATTTTCAAAAAAGACAAAACAATTGAGGATGTTGTAGAAGCATCTGATCAATTGAATTTGAGGTCATTATCTAAATTGGTGACAAAATATTACATCTGTTTCCCAAAACAACTTATCTAA
- a CDS encoding bifunctional response regulator/alkaline phosphatase family protein: MDKIKILWVDDEIDLLKPHILFLEKKNYAVTTSNNGLDAIALFEEDNFDIVFLDENMPGMSGLETLSEMKEKKSAIPMIMITKSEEEYIMEEAIGSKIADYLIKPVNPNQILLSLKKNLDHSRLISEKTTLDYQKEFRKISMELAMVNSFEDWIELYKKLIFWELELENINDQAMIEILESQKVEANSQFGKYIERNYEDWFAPKADKPIQSHNLFKELVVPEIKKKDKPILFVVIDNLRYDQWKSFETVVSNYYKLEKEVPYFSILPTATQYARNSIFSGLLPIEMEKQFPQYWKNDVEDGGKNLFEAEFLSAQLKRLGLNIKEDYFKITNYAGGKKLAENFKALKGNDLVTVVYNFVDMLSHAKTEMEVVKELASDDKAYRSLTLSWFKNSPLLEIIQQAQLLGFKLILTTDHGTINVKNPSKVVGDKNTSLNLRYKTGRSLTYEQKDVYVVKEPKTIGLPAINMSSSFIFAKNDYFLAYVNNYNHYVSYYKNTYQHGGISLEEMIIPFLVFNPK, encoded by the coding sequence ATGGACAAGATAAAAATACTTTGGGTCGATGATGAAATCGATCTTTTAAAGCCACATATATTATTTCTGGAGAAAAAGAACTATGCTGTAACCACTTCTAACAATGGTTTAGATGCGATTGCATTATTTGAAGAAGACAATTTTGATATTGTTTTTTTAGATGAAAATATGCCCGGAATGAGTGGCCTGGAAACACTTTCGGAAATGAAAGAGAAAAAATCAGCTATTCCAATGATTATGATTACCAAGAGTGAGGAAGAGTATATCATGGAAGAGGCCATTGGTTCTAAAATTGCTGATTACCTCATAAAGCCGGTAAATCCGAATCAGATTTTGTTAAGTCTAAAGAAAAATCTGGATCATTCGAGGCTAATTTCTGAAAAAACGACATTAGATTATCAAAAGGAGTTTAGAAAAATATCCATGGAATTAGCTATGGTTAATTCTTTTGAAGATTGGATTGAGCTTTATAAAAAGTTAATTTTCTGGGAATTAGAACTTGAAAACATCAACGATCAGGCGATGATAGAAATTCTGGAATCTCAGAAAGTAGAAGCCAATTCACAATTCGGAAAATACATCGAACGAAACTATGAGGACTGGTTTGCTCCAAAGGCGGACAAGCCTATTCAATCACACAATTTATTCAAAGAATTAGTAGTTCCGGAAATTAAAAAGAAGGATAAACCTATTCTGTTTGTTGTAATTGACAACCTGCGTTACGATCAATGGAAATCTTTTGAAACCGTAGTTTCTAATTATTATAAACTGGAAAAAGAGGTTCCTTACTTTTCTATTCTTCCAACCGCCACACAATATGCCCGTAATTCAATCTTTTCAGGTTTATTGCCGATAGAGATGGAAAAACAATTTCCACAATATTGGAAAAATGATGTTGAAGATGGTGGAAAAAACCTTTTTGAAGCCGAATTTCTATCGGCGCAATTAAAACGTTTAGGTTTAAATATTAAAGAAGATTACTTCAAAATTACCAATTACGCCGGAGGAAAAAAACTGGCAGAAAATTTCAAAGCTTTAAAAGGAAACGACCTTGTAACCGTAGTTTATAATTTTGTTGATATGCTGTCGCACGCCAAAACTGAAATGGAAGTGGTAAAAGAACTGGCTTCAGATGATAAAGCATATCGCTCACTCACTTTAAGCTGGTTTAAGAATTCGCCGCTGCTCGAAATTATTCAGCAGGCACAACTTTTAGGCTTTAAATTGATTTTGACAACAGATCACGGTACTATTAATGTAAAAAATCCATCGAAAGTGGTGGGAGATAAAAATACAAGTTTAAATTTGCGCTATAAAACTGGTCGTAGTTTAACCTACGAACAAAAAGATGTGTATGTTGTCAAAGAGCCCAAAACAATTGGTTTGCCAGCGATTAACATGAGTAGTTCGTTTATTTTTGCTAAAAACGATTACTTTTTGGCGTATGTGAACAACTACAACCACTATGTGAGTTATTATAAAAACACTTACCAGCACGGAGGGATTTCGTTAGAAGAAATGATTATTCCGTTTTTGGTATTTAATCCGAAATAG
- the tsaE gene encoding tRNA (adenosine(37)-N6)-threonylcarbamoyltransferase complex ATPase subunit type 1 TsaE codes for MNIVFSLDQIKEVATQILAANPKKIILFNGEMGVGKTTLIKQLCKNLGVQDATSSPTFSLVNEYYTSNNHIVYHFDFYRLNKETEALDMGVDDYLYSGNWCFIEWSEKIASLLPEETSTITIELLADGKRELKLS; via the coding sequence ATGAACATCGTTTTTTCATTAGATCAAATTAAAGAAGTAGCAACTCAAATTTTAGCAGCAAATCCAAAAAAAATCATTCTTTTCAATGGAGAAATGGGTGTTGGAAAAACTACCTTAATCAAACAATTGTGTAAAAACCTGGGAGTTCAGGACGCAACCAGTAGTCCAACTTTTTCTTTAGTTAATGAATATTATACTTCTAACAATCATATTGTTTATCACTTTGATTTTTACAGATTAAACAAAGAAACTGAAGCGCTAGATATGGGAGTTGACGATTACCTCTATTCCGGAAATTGGTGTTTTATTGAATGGTCTGAAAAAATTGCAAGCTTACTCCCGGAAGAAACTTCAACCATCACAATTGAACTGCTGGCTGACGGAAAAAGAGAATTAAAATTATCCTAA
- a CDS encoding GNAT family N-acetyltransferase produces the protein MNAQNTVEIISFSTDLKEHIKILNLEWLKKYFKVEEKDELVLSNPQEEIIDKGGLIFYARYNGEIIGTVSLMKVDNTTFELSKMAVSDQAQGLGVGNKLLTHCMTVAKENNIKKLFLYSNRILLPALHLYQKFGFTEVPLGDVSYERADIKMEKILL, from the coding sequence ATGAATGCCCAAAATACTGTAGAAATAATCTCTTTTTCAACTGATTTAAAAGAACACATTAAGATTCTAAATCTGGAATGGCTTAAAAAGTATTTTAAAGTAGAAGAAAAAGACGAACTGGTACTTTCTAACCCGCAAGAAGAAATTATCGATAAAGGCGGACTAATCTTCTATGCCAGATATAATGGTGAAATTATTGGAACCGTTTCCTTAATGAAAGTTGATAACACTACTTTTGAATTGAGTAAAATGGCTGTTTCAGATCAGGCACAAGGCCTGGGAGTTGGGAACAAACTGTTAACACATTGCATGACTGTTGCAAAAGAAAACAATATTAAAAAGTTGTTTTTGTATTCTAATCGCATACTGCTTCCTGCACTTCATTTGTACCAGAAATTTGGTTTTACTGAAGTTCCTTTGGGTGACGTCAGTTATGAAAGAGCGGACATAAAAATGGAGAAAATTCTGTTGTAA
- a CDS encoding alanine dehydrogenase — translation MSITLTPFTKQQLLPQEEKLEIGRFKSELFIGIPKETSYQERRICLTPDAVSALTYEGHRVMIESGAGESSSYTDKEYSDAGAEVTNDTKKVFGCPMLLKVEPPTTAEIEMINPETIIISAIQLKTKKKAYFEALAQKKITALAFEYIKDEDGSYPAVKSLSEIAGTASILIAAELMITDEFGKGLLFGNITGVPPTDVVILGAGTVGEFAAKTAIGLGANVKVFDNSITKLRRLQNSLNQRIFTSTVQQKALLKALRRCDVAIGAMRGKERCPIIVTETMVEHMKKGAVIVDVSIDTGGCFETSEVTTHEKPTFIKSNVLHYCVPNIPSRYSKTASLSISNILTPYLLQIAEDGGLESAIRCNKGLKNGIYMYHGILTSKAIGEWFDLPDNDINLLVF, via the coding sequence ATGTCAATTACCTTAACTCCATTTACGAAACAGCAATTGTTGCCACAAGAAGAAAAACTTGAAATTGGCCGATTCAAAAGTGAGCTTTTTATAGGAATTCCTAAAGAAACAAGTTATCAGGAACGTCGTATTTGTCTGACTCCGGATGCTGTTAGTGCGTTGACATATGAAGGACATAGGGTAATGATTGAATCAGGAGCCGGAGAAAGCTCCAGTTACACTGATAAAGAATACTCTGATGCAGGAGCTGAAGTAACAAATGACACAAAGAAAGTCTTTGGCTGTCCCATGCTTCTTAAAGTAGAACCTCCTACAACAGCCGAAATTGAAATGATCAATCCGGAAACCATCATAATTTCGGCCATTCAATTAAAGACTAAGAAGAAAGCATACTTTGAAGCTTTAGCACAGAAAAAAATAACAGCACTAGCTTTTGAATACATAAAAGATGAAGATGGCTCGTATCCTGCCGTAAAATCACTAAGTGAAATTGCCGGAACAGCTTCTATTCTTATCGCTGCCGAATTAATGATTACGGACGAGTTTGGAAAAGGCCTTTTGTTTGGTAATATTACCGGAGTTCCCCCTACTGATGTCGTTATTCTGGGTGCCGGAACCGTTGGGGAATTTGCTGCAAAAACTGCCATAGGACTGGGTGCAAATGTGAAAGTTTTTGACAATTCAATTACCAAATTACGCCGTTTGCAGAACAGCCTTAACCAACGTATTTTTACTTCAACTGTACAGCAAAAAGCGCTACTAAAGGCTTTAAGGCGTTGTGACGTGGCAATTGGTGCCATGCGCGGTAAAGAGCGTTGCCCTATTATTGTTACGGAAACAATGGTTGAACACATGAAAAAAGGTGCTGTAATTGTAGATGTGAGTATTGACACCGGAGGTTGTTTTGAAACTTCGGAGGTTACCACTCACGAAAAACCGACCTTTATAAAAAGCAATGTGCTGCACTATTGTGTACCTAACATTCCTTCCAGATATTCTAAAACAGCTTCATTATCCATAAGTAATATCCTTACTCCTTATTTGCTTCAAATTGCAGAAGACGGTGGTTTAGAAAGTGCTATACGATGCAATAAAGGATTAAAAAACGGAATTTACATGTATCACGGAATCCTGACCAGCAAAGCAATTGGAGAATGGTTTGATTTACCGGACAACGATATTAATTTACTTGTATTTTAA
- a CDS encoding DUF4258 domain-containing protein produces MKFVHRFAYYLIGLVMGCFFVALVFSGKDTRCNYFPNARVLNNLRTKPFQYSEKAIQTLNEKWVDTADIKSTLTFGDVDFDNSNVPVNKGKLYIIEGKTAKNQEIILKVINYENKAILEEIIKKDTKE; encoded by the coding sequence ATGAAGTTCGTACATCGTTTTGCATATTATTTGATTGGTTTGGTTATGGGATGCTTTTTTGTAGCCCTTGTGTTCAGTGGAAAAGATACACGTTGCAATTACTTTCCAAACGCCAGAGTTTTAAATAATTTACGCACTAAGCCTTTTCAGTATTCCGAAAAAGCAATTCAGACTTTAAATGAAAAATGGGTTGACACCGCAGATATTAAAAGCACACTGACATTTGGTGATGTTGATTTTGACAATAGCAATGTGCCAGTAAACAAAGGAAAGCTTTATATTATTGAAGGTAAAACAGCTAAAAATCAAGAGATTATTTTAAAGGTAATCAACTACGAGAACAAAGCTATTCTGGAAGAGATCATTAAAAAAGATACTAAAGAATAG
- a CDS encoding uracil-DNA glycosylase, producing the protein MKINLSPDWETVLKDENQKTYFSELMKTLEIEYQTHTCYPPAELIFSAFNTCTFQNLKVVIIGQDPYHGEGEANGLSFSVNDSVKIPPSLRNIYRELNDDLDSIFMPTSGNLEKWAKQGVLLLNASLTVRKDSPNSHKHLKWNLFTDAVIQAISDQKENVVFLLWGSFAHKKGAKIDRSKHCVLESGHPSSMSANQGKWFGNKHFSKTNDFLKSKAIKEIDWL; encoded by the coding sequence ATGAAAATCAATCTTTCTCCTGATTGGGAAACGGTGTTAAAAGATGAAAATCAAAAAACTTATTTTTCTGAGCTAATGAAAACTTTGGAAATTGAGTATCAAACACATACTTGTTATCCACCTGCAGAATTGATTTTCTCTGCTTTTAATACCTGTACTTTTCAAAACTTAAAAGTTGTCATCATAGGACAAGATCCTTATCATGGGGAAGGAGAAGCGAATGGATTGAGTTTTTCTGTAAATGATTCCGTTAAAATTCCGCCTTCACTGCGAAATATTTACAGGGAACTAAATGACGATCTCGATTCGATCTTTATGCCAACATCAGGCAATCTTGAAAAGTGGGCAAAACAAGGTGTTCTACTTTTAAATGCATCCTTGACGGTTCGCAAAGACAGCCCAAATAGTCATAAACACTTGAAGTGGAATCTGTTTACAGACGCCGTAATTCAAGCCATTTCAGATCAAAAAGAGAATGTTGTGTTCCTATTATGGGGAAGCTTTGCTCACAAAAAAGGCGCTAAAATTGATCGTTCCAAACATTGTGTTTTAGAATCCGGACATCCTTCATCTATGAGTGCTAATCAGGGAAAATGGTTCGGAAACAAACATTTTAGCAAAACTAATGATTTTTTGAAATCCAAAGCAATCAAAGAAATCGACTGGTTGTAG
- a CDS encoding endonuclease MutS2 has product MISITEKTLQDLQFPTVLETISAGCNTDIGKEKALQITPFRDQETLMQALMQTSEYVSSFQNNNAIPNHGFDAITHEIKFLAIEDSFLEVGSFRKIATLSSTSNFLLNFLKKFDDYYPNLNARASRVEYTKDIVTTIDAIVDKYGEIKDNASPALLSIRQGMNLVRGKVNQSFGVALTQYNSLGYLDDIKESFVQNRRVLAVLAMYRRKVKGSILGSSKTGSIAYIEPEATLKYSRELANLEYEEKEEITRILKQLSNVIRPYLPLLIEYQDFLSDIDVVAGKAKYANRINGILPTITEERRLFFREAYHPILYLNNKQKNEVTHPQTIELKQDNRIIVISGPNAGGKTISLKTVGLLQLMLQSGMLIPVHERSETFLFDRILTDIGDNQSIENHLSTYSYRLKNMNYFLKKCNKKTMFLIDEFGTGSDPELGGALAEIFLEEFYHREAFGIITTHYSNLKILANELPYATNANMMFDEKTLEPMYKLALGQAGSSFTFEVALKNGIPFGLINRAKKKIEVGKVRFDKTIATLQKERSKLEKTSLNLKEEETRAREESKKMENINVKIKQKLESYQELYDSNQKTIYIGQKIEDISEKYFNNKNKKELIGEFLKIVEIENSKRKKATPKETKAIIEKKKEVIAEITVKVEEIRKEKKEKKLKPVVEKPKPILKVGDRVRMLDGRSVGSIDAIEKNKATVNYGIFTSKVSLDELELVEAVKK; this is encoded by the coding sequence ATGATATCTATAACCGAAAAAACATTACAAGATTTACAATTTCCTACGGTACTCGAAACCATTTCAGCAGGCTGTAATACTGATATAGGAAAAGAAAAAGCTTTACAAATAACACCTTTTAGAGATCAGGAAACTTTGATGCAGGCTTTAATGCAAACATCAGAATATGTTTCCTCCTTTCAAAATAATAACGCTATTCCCAATCACGGGTTTGACGCTATAACTCACGAGATTAAGTTTCTGGCAATTGAAGATAGTTTTCTTGAAGTGGGAAGCTTTAGAAAAATTGCTACACTCTCTTCTACCTCAAACTTTTTACTAAATTTTCTTAAAAAGTTTGATGATTATTATCCAAATCTAAATGCGAGAGCTTCACGTGTTGAATACACAAAAGATATTGTGACCACTATTGATGCTATTGTAGACAAATATGGTGAAATAAAAGACAATGCTTCGCCAGCTTTATTAAGCATTCGTCAGGGCATGAACCTGGTTCGCGGTAAAGTGAACCAAAGTTTTGGAGTAGCTCTTACACAATACAATAGTCTTGGTTATCTAGATGATATAAAAGAAAGTTTTGTGCAAAACCGAAGAGTTTTGGCGGTTTTAGCCATGTACCGACGAAAAGTTAAGGGCTCTATTTTAGGAAGTTCGAAAACCGGAAGTATTGCTTATATCGAACCCGAAGCTACACTAAAATACTCCAGAGAATTAGCCAATTTAGAATACGAAGAGAAGGAAGAAATTACCCGAATTTTGAAGCAATTATCCAATGTAATTCGTCCGTACTTGCCTTTATTAATTGAATATCAGGATTTTTTGAGTGATATTGACGTTGTTGCCGGAAAGGCTAAGTATGCGAATCGAATCAACGGAATCTTACCCACTATTACAGAAGAAAGAAGATTGTTTTTCAGAGAAGCGTATCATCCGATTTTATATCTGAACAACAAACAGAAAAACGAAGTTACCCATCCACAAACCATTGAACTAAAGCAAGATAATCGTATCATTGTGATTTCGGGACCTAATGCGGGTGGAAAAACAATTTCGCTAAAAACAGTAGGTTTGTTACAGTTAATGCTGCAATCCGGAATGCTTATTCCGGTTCATGAACGAAGCGAAACATTCTTGTTTGACAGGATTTTAACAGATATTGGAGATAATCAATCTATTGAAAATCACTTGAGCACCTATAGTTACCGATTAAAGAACATGAACTACTTCCTGAAAAAATGCAACAAGAAAACTATGTTTTTAATTGATGAATTTGGTACAGGGTCTGATCCGGAATTAGGAGGTGCTTTGGCAGAAATATTTCTGGAAGAATTTTATCATCGTGAAGCTTTCGGAATTATAACCACTCATTATTCCAATCTAAAGATTTTGGCTAATGAATTGCCATATGCAACCAATGCCAACATGATGTTTGATGAAAAAACTTTGGAACCTATGTACAAACTGGCTTTAGGTCAGGCCGGAAGTTCATTTACTTTTGAAGTAGCTCTAAAAAACGGAATTCCTTTTGGATTGATTAATCGCGCAAAAAAGAAAATTGAAGTGGGTAAAGTTCGTTTTGATAAAACGATTGCAACCCTTCAGAAAGAGCGCTCCAAGCTTGAAAAAACTTCTCTTAATTTAAAAGAGGAAGAAACCAGGGCTCGTGAAGAAAGCAAAAAGATGGAAAACATCAATGTAAAGATCAAGCAAAAACTCGAAAGTTATCAGGAATTGTACGATAGCAATCAGAAAACCATTTATATCGGTCAGAAAATCGAAGACATTTCAGAGAAGTACTTCAACAACAAAAACAAAAAGGAACTTATTGGTGAGTTTTTAAAAATAGTTGAGATTGAAAATTCAAAACGTAAAAAGGCGACTCCAAAAGAAACAAAAGCAATAATTGAAAAGAAAAAAGAAGTAATTGCTGAAATCACAGTTAAAGTGGAGGAAATTCGAAAAGAGAAAAAAGAAAAGAAACTTAAACCTGTAGTTGAAAAACCTAAACCCATTCTAAAAGTTGGCGATCGTGTAAGAATGCTCGACGGAAGATCTGTTGGAAGTATTGATGCTATCGAAAAAAATAAAGCGACCGTAAATTACGGCATTTTCACTTCGAAAGTAAGTTTAGATGAGTTGGAGTTGGTTGAAGCGGTTAAAAAGTAG
- a CDS encoding thiol-disulfide oxidoreductase DCC family protein — protein MIDLPANKKIILFDGVCNLCNSAVQFIIKHDKKDVFRFVALQSELGISICKHLGISFAKMDSILLFNPDSAYFYKSSAVIAIAKEFGGLWRLSEIFRIVPIFISDRIYDYVAKNRYNWYGKKESCMIPTAELKAKFL, from the coding sequence ATGATTGATCTACCCGCAAATAAAAAAATAATTCTCTTTGATGGCGTCTGCAATCTCTGCAACTCTGCCGTGCAATTCATAATCAAGCATGACAAAAAAGACGTTTTTAGATTTGTGGCTTTGCAATCAGAATTAGGAATTTCGATTTGTAAACATTTGGGGATTAGTTTTGCAAAAATGGACAGTATTCTATTATTCAATCCTGACTCTGCATACTTTTACAAATCATCTGCAGTAATAGCTATCGCAAAAGAATTTGGTGGTCTTTGGAGACTATCAGAAATTTTTAGAATTGTTCCCATTTTTATCAGCGACCGTATTTATGATTATGTTGCCAAAAATAGATACAATTGGTATGGTAAAAAAGAAAGTTGTATGATTCCAACAGCGGAATTGAAAGCTAAGTTTCTTTAG